TagctacaaaacaaaaacaagaaaggaaaagaaaacaaaaaaaaacaacagcacgtaaaataaatcaaaatgaatgtgCAAACTCTTTGAGATTGTACCGCCAGCGACCTGAATGGCAAATGGGGAGTACCATTAATCAAAACTTCGACAGGCAGTTAGCTGCGGCAAATTCCAGCCGGCGGCAAAtcgttataaatataaaagccAAGTCAATTGTTTGCAATTACCACTTGAGACTTGAagagattttatttataactatGCCACAAGAGAGCTCTGAATGTATTTTACTTATTCTGTTTCGCCATGACTGTCAAGTTCGTGCCTTGAGTCTTTTGTGTTTGCGAGTTTGTGGCCTAAGTCTTTTCGGCAAGTCATGCAAAAAtcgtaaaaataaataaaaagaaacctCAAAACGAATCATTTtgaaagtaaagtaaatactTACAGATATTTATggaaactataaatatatatgtatatacacatatttatatatagcatGTCTTGCCAGTTGAGTTTTGCATAGAACGCAgttctttattgtttttgttgttgatgttgtattGTTGTAGTCAACTTCCTTGTGCATAAATAACACATATACATAATGATGAAAAAGTGCAGGCAGTTGTAGTAATAAAGCACAACAGGGAACCGAGAGCAGAAAAACAACTTCCGCTTTAACTGAATTCACATTAACATTCGcattctgcttcttcttcttcatgaTACTTACAGCGCATCCCGGCAAATGCTACGATAAGCTCACGAGACGCTTCATGCTGCCCGACAAGGAATACAAGCCGAAGGGCATCTGTGCCGCCATGACGTGCGACATTGAGGCGCGTCAGATCAATATCGAGACCTGTCCCTACATCGAGATGCCCGGCTGCGAGGAGCTGCCCAGTGACCTCAACTGGAGCTTCCCCAAGTGCTGTCCGCAGTTCAAGTGCGT
This is a stretch of genomic DNA from Drosophila albomicans strain 15112-1751.03 chromosome 3, ASM965048v2, whole genome shotgun sequence. It encodes these proteins:
- the LOC117571568 gene encoding uncharacterized protein LOC117571568, with amino-acid sequence MYAEKVCVAFALIACLACVVESAVYTQPAQVHNAHPGKCYDKLTRRFMLPDKEYKPKGICAAMTCDIEARQINIETCPYIEMPGCEELPSDLNWSFPKCCPQFKCVDFKTGKEFVVSV